In a genomic window of Microterricola viridarii:
- a CDS encoding ABC transporter ATP-binding protein, giving the protein MSVTGVQGEERDEYSKSESTQIRARSRALLGSLLAPLHAKLWITAAAIVVSSAAQVAGPALIAYGIDQGIPALINQNWFPVAFAGLAYLFTGLIGGVLIASYIRMSARISQAVLIDLRTRVFLHTQRLSLEFHESYTSGRIISRQTSDLDAIRELLDEGLTLLVRGLMYMVFTAVMLLIIDAPSGLVLLASLIPLGFLTRWFQLRSQAQFRRSRVASARLIVQFVETMTGIRAVKAFRKEKRNEEEFGRLVEDYRGVNARVLGLFAVFNPGLALIGNTAVAVTLLWGGFRVVDGSLEVGVLLAAVLYTKRFFDPMEDMAMFYNGYQSASSALEKISGVLEEQPSVPDPVKPVDLWNAEGTVRFDGVRFAYTPDRDVLPEFDLEIPAGQTIALVGSTGAGKTTLAKLISRFYDPSDGRVSLDGVDLRDLHPKDLRRAIVMVTQEAYLFSGTVADNIAIGKPDATLDEIKDAARAVGAHDFIESLPNGYDSDVNKRGGRVSAGQRQLISFARAFLADPAVLILDEATSSLDIPSERLVQQALQTLLADRTAVIIAHRLSTVSIADRVLVMEHGRIVEDGSPEQLIAGTGRFAQLHAAWRDSLV; this is encoded by the coding sequence ATGAGCGTCACCGGAGTCCAGGGCGAAGAGCGCGACGAGTACAGCAAGTCCGAGTCCACGCAGATCCGCGCCCGCTCCCGGGCGCTGCTCGGCTCGCTGCTCGCCCCGCTGCACGCCAAACTGTGGATCACGGCCGCGGCCATCGTCGTCTCCAGCGCCGCGCAGGTCGCGGGGCCCGCGCTCATCGCCTACGGCATCGACCAGGGCATCCCCGCCCTGATCAACCAGAACTGGTTCCCCGTCGCCTTCGCCGGCCTCGCCTACCTGTTCACCGGCCTCATCGGCGGCGTCCTGATCGCCAGCTACATCCGGATGTCGGCCAGGATCAGCCAGGCGGTGCTCATCGACCTGCGCACCCGGGTGTTCCTGCACACGCAGCGCCTCAGCCTCGAGTTCCACGAGTCCTACACCTCCGGCCGCATCATCTCCCGCCAGACCAGCGACCTCGACGCCATCCGCGAGCTGCTGGACGAGGGGCTCACGCTGCTCGTGCGCGGGCTGATGTACATGGTGTTCACCGCCGTCATGCTGCTGATCATCGACGCGCCGTCCGGCCTGGTGCTGCTGGCGTCGCTGATCCCGCTCGGCTTCCTCACCCGCTGGTTCCAGCTGCGCTCCCAGGCACAGTTCCGGCGTTCCCGCGTCGCATCCGCCCGGCTGATCGTGCAGTTCGTCGAGACCATGACCGGCATCCGCGCGGTCAAGGCGTTCCGCAAGGAGAAGCGCAACGAGGAGGAGTTCGGGCGGCTCGTCGAGGACTACCGCGGCGTGAACGCCCGGGTGCTCGGGCTGTTCGCCGTCTTCAACCCCGGGCTGGCCCTGATCGGCAACACGGCGGTGGCCGTCACCCTGCTCTGGGGCGGCTTCCGCGTCGTCGACGGGAGCCTCGAGGTCGGCGTGCTGCTCGCGGCGGTGCTCTACACCAAGCGCTTCTTCGACCCGATGGAGGACATGGCGATGTTCTACAACGGCTACCAGTCGGCCTCGAGCGCGCTCGAGAAGATCTCCGGCGTGCTCGAGGAGCAGCCGAGCGTGCCGGACCCGGTCAAACCGGTCGACCTGTGGAACGCCGAGGGCACGGTGCGCTTCGACGGCGTGCGTTTCGCCTACACGCCGGATCGCGACGTGCTGCCCGAGTTCGACCTCGAGATCCCGGCCGGGCAGACGATCGCCCTCGTCGGCTCGACGGGCGCGGGCAAGACGACACTGGCCAAGCTCATCTCCCGCTTCTACGACCCGAGCGACGGGAGGGTGAGCCTCGACGGCGTCGATCTGCGCGACCTGCACCCGAAGGACCTGCGCCGCGCCATCGTGATGGTCACCCAGGAGGCATACCTGTTCTCGGGCACGGTTGCCGACAACATCGCCATCGGCAAGCCGGATGCCACGCTCGACGAGATCAAGGACGCGGCGCGTGCCGTCGGCGCCCACGACTTCATCGAGTCGTTGCCGAACGGCTACGACAGCGATGTGAACAAGCGCGGCGGCCGGGTGAGCGCGGGCCAGCGCCAGCTGATCTCCTTCGCCCGCGCCTTCTTGGCCGACCCCGCCGTGCTGATCCTCGACGAGGCGACGAGCTCGCTCGACATCCCGAGCGAGCGCCTCGTCCAGCAGGCGCTGCAGACCCTGCTCGCCGACCGCACCGCCGTGATCATCGCGCACCGGCTCTCGACGGTGTCGATCGCCGACCGGGTGCTCGTGATGGAGCACGGCCGGATCGTGGAGGACGGATCACCCGAGCAGCTGATCGCCGGCACCGGGCGCTTCGCCCAGCTGCACGCGGCGTGGCGCGACTCGCTCGTCTAG
- a CDS encoding type III PLP-dependent enzyme domain-containing protein — protein sequence MIEPLVSPRPIAPSQPVDARRSGREELALYAGSIALAAIVKRSGTPLFVLDPDRIAERFAYFGELLPFARLRYALAALPHPAVIRTIAAAGGGFDVVSTGELAMLAHEEVPASAAVYSHPIKRPAAIAAAAAAGVRLFVADNPAEVRKFLGVDASVRLLIRVHFDGDGASFGVDAAHAMNLARFAVNNGIRVAGFSVHVDADRMSPRRLEQVLRETLRLIDEGNARWRLGADTLDLGGGLPAEHEAGDARLRALAAAAARVLEPRAPALTVLAALGRCVAAPAMLLATRVVGQATRDGAVWHYLDDGMHGSFAGLRDAASAPAMFSLRELLEPGDVPPPALYPCTVAGASTDGLDVIARDLPLPSLGIDDVLLCPNLGAYSLVLASNFEAVRRTRVHVLHSRRAAQRSGAVDAL from the coding sequence ATGATCGAACCCCTCGTTTCGCCGCGCCCCATCGCTCCGAGTCAGCCGGTCGATGCTCGCCGGAGCGGCCGGGAGGAGCTGGCGCTCTATGCGGGCAGCATCGCCCTCGCGGCGATCGTCAAGCGCAGCGGCACCCCGCTCTTCGTTCTCGACCCCGACCGCATCGCCGAGCGCTTCGCGTACTTCGGCGAGCTGCTGCCGTTCGCCCGCCTGCGCTACGCCCTGGCCGCGCTCCCCCATCCAGCCGTGATCCGCACGATCGCCGCCGCCGGCGGCGGTTTCGACGTGGTGAGCACCGGCGAGCTGGCGATGCTCGCCCACGAGGAGGTGCCGGCATCCGCGGCCGTCTACTCGCACCCGATCAAGCGGCCGGCCGCCATCGCCGCGGCCGCCGCGGCCGGCGTGCGGCTGTTCGTGGCGGACAACCCGGCCGAGGTGCGCAAGTTCCTCGGGGTGGACGCCTCGGTACGGCTGCTGATCCGGGTGCACTTCGACGGGGACGGTGCCAGCTTCGGGGTCGACGCCGCCCACGCCATGAACCTGGCGCGCTTCGCGGTCAACAACGGAATTCGGGTCGCCGGCTTCTCGGTGCACGTGGATGCCGACCGGATGAGCCCGCGGCGGTTGGAACAGGTGCTCCGCGAGACGCTGCGGCTCATCGACGAGGGCAACGCCCGGTGGCGGCTCGGGGCGGACACCCTGGACCTCGGCGGCGGGTTGCCGGCAGAGCACGAGGCCGGCGATGCCCGGCTGCGCGCCCTCGCCGCCGCGGCCGCCCGGGTGCTCGAGCCGCGCGCCCCCGCGCTCACCGTGCTGGCCGCCCTCGGCCGGTGCGTCGCCGCGCCCGCCATGCTGCTGGCCACGCGCGTGGTCGGCCAGGCGACCCGCGACGGCGCGGTCTGGCACTACCTCGACGACGGCATGCACGGCAGCTTCGCCGGGCTGCGCGACGCGGCATCCGCCCCGGCCATGTTCAGCCTGCGTGAACTGCTCGAGCCGGGTGACGTGCCGCCGCCCGCGCTCTACCCGTGCACCGTGGCCGGGGCGAGCACCGACGGCCTCGACGTCATCGCCCGCGACCTCCCGCTGCCGTCGCTCGGCATCGACGATGTGCTGCTCTGCCCGAATCTCGGCGCGTACTCACTGGTCCTGGCCTCGAACTTCGAGGCGGTGCGCCGCACGCGGGTGCACGTGCTCCACTCGCGCCGGGCAGCACAGCGGTCGGGCGCGGTGGACGCACTGTAG
- a CDS encoding response regulator, translating to MNARVLIVDDHSGFREQVRRLLELEAFVVVGDTATALSGVQLASDLNPDLILLDVMLPDAVGFDVVPLLREQGNAVIVLISSHDRSDYGLRVELSGADGFIPKDELSGQSLRQFVV from the coding sequence ATGAACGCACGGGTGCTGATCGTCGATGACCATTCCGGTTTTCGGGAACAGGTCCGTCGCCTGCTCGAGCTCGAGGCGTTCGTCGTCGTGGGGGACACAGCCACGGCTCTCAGCGGCGTGCAATTGGCCTCTGATTTGAACCCTGACCTGATTTTGCTTGACGTGATGCTGCCTGATGCGGTGGGATTCGATGTAGTACCGCTTCTGCGCGAGCAGGGCAACGCAGTGATCGTGCTCATCTCCAGCCACGACCGGAGTGACTACGGGCTCCGCGTCGAGCTGAGCGGTGCCGATGGGTTCATTCCGAAGGACGAGCTTTCCGGCCAGTCGCTGCGTCAGTTCGTCGTCTGA
- a CDS encoding response regulator transcription factor: protein MAADSVPGVEKAPLRVAIADDSLLLRSGIETVLLGHGLDVVASLDSAAGLNELVEEQQLDAVVLDIRMPPTHTDEGLIALEQLRAAGSNVGVLMLSMYATPSYAIRAMSVGGGTGYLLKDRIADPESFVHAVKTVAGGGSVVDPEVVAHLVGTPSASALSTLTPREREVLTLMAQGKSNGGIASALFLSLKTVETHIGSIMAKLGIDDSPGEHRRVLAVLRLLGP from the coding sequence GTGGCTGCGGATTCTGTTCCGGGTGTCGAGAAGGCTCCGCTGCGCGTCGCGATCGCGGATGACTCCTTGCTGCTGCGCAGCGGGATCGAGACGGTCCTGCTCGGGCACGGCCTCGACGTCGTGGCCTCGCTGGACAGCGCGGCCGGGCTGAACGAGCTCGTCGAGGAGCAACAGCTCGACGCGGTCGTCCTCGACATCCGGATGCCGCCCACCCACACCGACGAGGGGCTGATCGCCCTCGAGCAGCTGCGCGCGGCCGGTTCGAACGTGGGCGTGCTGATGCTCTCGATGTACGCGACGCCCTCCTACGCGATTCGGGCGATGAGCGTCGGGGGCGGAACCGGCTACCTGTTGAAGGACCGCATCGCCGACCCGGAGTCGTTCGTGCACGCCGTCAAGACGGTGGCGGGCGGCGGCTCCGTCGTCGATCCCGAGGTCGTCGCGCACCTGGTCGGCACACCGAGCGCCAGTGCGCTCAGCACGCTGACCCCGCGCGAGCGCGAGGTGCTCACGCTGATGGCGCAGGGCAAGTCCAACGGCGGCATCGCCAGCGCCCTCTTCCTCAGCCTGAAGACGGTGGAGACGCACATCGGCAGCATCATGGCCAAGCTCGGCATCGACGACTCACCGGGGGAGCACCGGCGCGTGCTCGCCGTGTTGCGGCTGCTCGGGCCGTGA
- a CDS encoding sensor histidine kinase: MTAAVPWGRLLLVWLAVAVVFFTEVVGSLADARVPSWAASYTVMHTAVGLCYAVCAWVAWRSADSPVPGRVMIAVAFLWLPPTFISATQQIGWLWPVLDGLELVWAVLVGAIVLIYPAGKLHGPVDVGIAVAASIGVSIRFVCALLFNQPVDGSRNVALNPYAIVDGDEIFVFVDRAFRLFGVALILLIVVVVAGRWLRGSTPARHIAFVMPVALVLWAAAIAYETLVYSLGSTVLEVLGYISLAATAAVPIGFVAGLSYLLGLRGRVSDLMVITRDGVDRTLWQAILADTLRDPSLRVYWWEESDSRYVDSHGRAATPSAGPDGLGEHRQGALLPINTPDGPLAVIRHDRALSENSKLLAAVSTALRLSVDNTRLRDELEATLREVRESRLRIVDAGVEARRQIERDLHDGSQQSLVALALRLRMASGRAEQLGQHDIADDLDAALGQLSAALKQLRELARGIHPTSLTVGGLATAVPELVAHSPVPIETSLVIESRPPAVVEATVYFFVSECLTNIAKYAEARSGRVAVTASASELVIEVADDGRGGASLGEGSGLLGLIDRVEALGGRVELQSVPEHGTTVMAWIPLAGAPEAR; this comes from the coding sequence GTGACCGCGGCCGTGCCGTGGGGGCGGCTCCTGCTGGTCTGGCTGGCCGTTGCCGTGGTGTTCTTCACGGAGGTCGTCGGATCACTCGCCGATGCCCGCGTGCCGAGCTGGGCCGCCTCCTACACGGTCATGCACACGGCGGTCGGGCTCTGCTACGCGGTGTGCGCCTGGGTCGCCTGGCGCAGTGCCGACTCGCCCGTGCCCGGCCGCGTCATGATCGCCGTGGCCTTCCTCTGGCTGCCGCCGACCTTCATCTCCGCCACCCAGCAGATCGGCTGGCTGTGGCCGGTGCTGGACGGCCTCGAGCTCGTCTGGGCGGTGCTGGTCGGGGCGATCGTGCTGATCTACCCGGCCGGCAAGCTGCACGGGCCCGTCGATGTCGGCATCGCCGTTGCGGCATCGATCGGCGTCTCGATCCGCTTCGTCTGCGCGCTGCTGTTCAACCAGCCGGTCGACGGCAGCCGCAACGTCGCGCTGAACCCGTACGCGATCGTGGACGGCGACGAGATCTTCGTCTTCGTCGACCGCGCCTTCCGGCTGTTCGGCGTCGCGCTCATCCTGCTCATCGTCGTGGTCGTGGCCGGCCGCTGGCTGCGCGGCAGCACCCCGGCCAGGCACATCGCCTTCGTGATGCCCGTGGCCCTCGTGCTCTGGGCGGCGGCGATTGCCTACGAGACCCTCGTCTACTCCCTGGGCAGCACCGTGCTGGAGGTGCTCGGCTATATCTCGCTCGCCGCCACCGCGGCCGTGCCGATCGGTTTCGTCGCCGGCCTCAGCTACCTGCTCGGCCTGCGCGGCCGGGTATCCGACCTGATGGTGATCACCCGGGACGGCGTCGACCGCACCCTGTGGCAGGCGATCCTGGCCGACACCCTCCGCGACCCCTCGCTCCGGGTGTACTGGTGGGAGGAGTCGGACTCCCGCTACGTCGACTCGCACGGCCGGGCGGCGACGCCGAGCGCCGGGCCGGATGGGCTGGGGGAGCACCGGCAGGGGGCGCTGCTGCCGATCAACACCCCGGACGGGCCGCTCGCCGTGATCCGGCACGACCGGGCGCTGAGCGAGAACTCGAAGCTGCTGGCGGCCGTCTCGACGGCACTCCGGCTGAGCGTGGACAACACGCGGCTGCGTGATGAGCTGGAGGCGACCCTGCGGGAGGTGCGCGAGTCCCGCCTGCGCATCGTCGACGCGGGCGTGGAGGCCCGGCGGCAGATCGAGCGCGATCTGCACGACGGCTCCCAGCAGTCGCTGGTGGCGCTCGCCCTCCGGCTGCGGATGGCGTCTGGCCGGGCCGAGCAGCTCGGACAGCACGACATCGCCGACGACCTCGACGCGGCCCTGGGGCAGCTCTCGGCCGCGCTCAAGCAGCTGCGCGAGCTGGCCCGCGGCATCCACCCCACCTCGCTCACCGTCGGCGGCCTGGCCACGGCGGTTCCGGAGCTCGTCGCCCACTCGCCGGTGCCGATCGAGACCTCGCTGGTGATCGAGAGCCGGCCCCCCGCCGTCGTGGAGGCGACCGTCTACTTCTTCGTGTCGGAGTGCCTGACCAACATCGCCAAGTACGCCGAGGCGCGCTCCGGCCGCGTCGCGGTGACGGCCAGCGCGAGCGAGCTGGTGATCGAGGTGGCGGATGACGGCCGCGGCGGCGCATCGCTCGGCGAGGGCAGCGGCCTACTCGGCCTCATCGACCGGGTCGAGGCGCTCGGCGGCCGGGTGGAGCTGCAGAGCGTGCCGGAGCACGGCACCACGGTGATGGCGTGGATCCCGCTGGCCGGCGCACCCGAGGCGCGCTGA
- a CDS encoding MGMT family protein, translated as MPVPDRGFAEAVLAVVDDIPAGQVLSYGDLAALLGSRGARAVGQVMAYYGSASPWWRVLRAGGHPPRGLAARALPHYAAEGTPLITTTTEDGYRVDYAAARWRP; from the coding sequence GTGCCGGTCCCCGACCGCGGCTTCGCCGAGGCAGTGCTGGCCGTCGTCGACGACATCCCGGCCGGGCAGGTGCTGAGCTACGGCGACCTTGCGGCGCTGCTCGGTTCTCGCGGCGCGCGCGCCGTCGGCCAGGTGATGGCTTACTACGGCTCGGCGTCGCCCTGGTGGCGCGTGCTCCGCGCCGGCGGTCACCCGCCCCGCGGCCTGGCCGCGCGCGCCCTTCCGCACTACGCGGCCGAGGGCACCCCGCTGATCACGACGACCACCGAGGACGGCTACCGGGTCGACTACGCCGCCGCGCGCTGGCGGCCCTGA
- a CDS encoding GNAT family N-acetyltransferase, with the protein MAELRLEELSASNVVAANNLSLKPGQEQFITPVSYSAETAVLTPGAAWQRVVLQDQKVVGFIHGNFDPENEREEFRACIWRINVDAEAQGKGVGRFAAKALAAEAKKRGVDRITVMWEPGETGPEAFFHRIGFVDIGETQYGDVIGALEIS; encoded by the coding sequence ATGGCTGAATTGCGACTCGAAGAACTGTCCGCCTCGAACGTCGTCGCGGCGAACAACCTGAGCCTGAAGCCTGGCCAGGAGCAGTTCATCACGCCCGTCTCCTACTCTGCCGAGACCGCCGTGCTCACCCCGGGCGCCGCCTGGCAGCGCGTCGTGCTGCAGGACCAGAAGGTCGTCGGATTCATCCACGGCAACTTCGACCCGGAGAACGAGCGCGAGGAGTTCCGCGCCTGCATCTGGCGCATCAACGTCGATGCAGAGGCCCAGGGCAAGGGCGTCGGCCGGTTCGCGGCCAAGGCGCTCGCTGCCGAGGCGAAGAAGCGCGGCGTCGACCGCATCACGGTGATGTGGGAGCCGGGCGAGACCGGCCCGGAGGCCTTCTTCCACCGCATCGGCTTCGTCGACATCGGCGAGACACAGTACGGCGACGTCATCGGCGCCCTCGAGATCTCCTAG
- a CDS encoding NADP-dependent isocitrate dehydrogenase: MSKIKVEGTVVELDGDEMTRIIWQAIKDTLIHPYLDVNLEYYDLGIEKRDETNDQITIDAAHAIQKHGVGVKCATITPDEARVEEFGLKKMWKSPNGTIRNILGGVIFREPIIISNIPRLVPGWNKPIIIGRHAFGDQYRATDFVFKGKGKLTVEFTPEDGSEPMKFEVYDAPDDGIAQVQYNQDASIRDFARASLNYGLTRNYPVYLSTKNTILKAYDGRFKDIFQEIFEAEFKERFDAAGLTYEHRLIDDMVASAMKWEGGYVWACKNYDGDVQSDTVAQGFGSLGLMTSVLATPDGKVVEAEAAHGTVTRHYRQHQAGKPTSTNPIASIFAWTRGLNHRGKLDGNQALIEFAATLEDVVIKTVESGKMTKDLALLVGPEQGYQTTEEFLAEIANNLKARLA, from the coding sequence TTGTCAAAGATCAAGGTTGAAGGCACAGTCGTCGAACTCGACGGCGACGAGATGACCCGCATTATCTGGCAGGCCATCAAGGACACGCTGATCCACCCGTACCTCGACGTGAACCTCGAGTACTACGACCTCGGCATCGAGAAGCGTGACGAGACCAATGACCAGATCACGATCGACGCCGCGCACGCGATCCAGAAGCACGGCGTCGGCGTCAAGTGCGCCACGATCACGCCCGACGAGGCCCGCGTCGAGGAGTTCGGCCTGAAGAAGATGTGGAAGTCGCCCAACGGCACCATCCGCAACATCCTCGGCGGCGTCATCTTCCGCGAGCCCATCATCATCAGCAACATCCCGCGCCTGGTCCCGGGCTGGAACAAGCCGATCATCATCGGCCGTCACGCCTTCGGCGACCAGTACCGCGCCACGGACTTCGTGTTCAAGGGCAAGGGCAAGCTCACGGTTGAGTTCACGCCGGAAGACGGCTCAGAGCCGATGAAGTTCGAGGTCTACGACGCACCCGACGACGGCATCGCCCAGGTGCAGTACAACCAGGACGCGTCGATCCGCGACTTCGCCCGCGCCTCGCTGAACTACGGCCTGACCCGCAACTACCCGGTCTACCTGTCGACCAAGAACACCATCCTCAAGGCCTACGACGGTCGCTTCAAGGACATCTTCCAGGAGATCTTCGAGGCCGAGTTCAAGGAGCGCTTCGACGCTGCCGGCCTCACCTACGAGCACCGCCTCATCGACGACATGGTCGCCTCGGCCATGAAGTGGGAGGGCGGCTACGTCTGGGCCTGCAAGAACTACGACGGCGACGTCCAGTCCGACACCGTCGCGCAGGGCTTCGGCTCGCTCGGCCTGATGACCAGCGTTCTGGCCACGCCGGACGGCAAGGTCGTCGAGGCCGAGGCCGCCCACGGCACCGTGACCCGTCACTACCGCCAGCACCAGGCGGGCAAGCCCACCTCCACCAACCCGATCGCTTCGATCTTCGCGTGGACCCGTGGCCTGAACCACCGTGGAAAGCTCGACGGCAACCAGGCCCTCATCGAGTTCGCCGCAACGCTCGAAGACGTCGTCATCAAGACCGTCGAGAGCGGCAAGATGACCAAGGACCTCGCGCTCCTGGTCGGCCCGGAGCAGGGCTACCAGACCACCGAGGAGTTCCTCGCTGAGATCGCGAACAACCTCAAGGCCCGCCTCGCGTAA
- a CDS encoding heavy metal translocating P-type ATPase: MAWIRTHARRYPLLATTLLVIVVGVLLWAAGWGAEPTNLVRWLFSGFALVVAVMQAVQMVRDIMRGHWGLDILAVTAIIATVLVNEYVASIVIVLMLTGGEALEDYAAGRAKRELNALLAKSPQSAHRVLPGGGIEEIPVSQVAVGDTLLLRPAEIVPVDGVLLEQGGVFDESSLTGESIPVERGAGDAVLSGSVNGQAALQIRATATAENSQYQQIVALVAAAGESKAPVVRLADRYAVPFTLFSLALAGIAWAVSGDPVRFAEVLVVATPCPLLIAAPVAFMGGMSRGARNGVIVKGGGVLEKLARARTVVFDKTGTLTHGTPSLTAVRPAPGFDADEVLALAASAEQYSSHVLAASIMRAAEERGLALRPAETAREVATHGVVATIDGRVVTIGKLSFVRAAAPDARATELSGGELSIAVAVDGRFAGSIVASDSVRGNAAATIAALRELGVRDSMILTGDAQSTAEHVAEQLGITRVQAECLPQDKVVAVRAITERPVIMVGDGVNDAPVLAAADVGIAMGAKGATAASESADVVIMVDDIARAARAVQIGQDTMRIALQSIWIGIAFSVVLMLIAAFGLIPATVGAGLQEVVDLVTILNALRAIGMRRDARWSLPDARPELAPAGNITNR; this comes from the coding sequence ATGGCCTGGATACGCACTCACGCCCGCCGCTACCCCCTGCTCGCCACGACGCTGCTCGTCATCGTCGTGGGCGTCCTGCTCTGGGCGGCCGGCTGGGGAGCCGAGCCGACGAACCTCGTGCGCTGGCTGTTCAGCGGCTTCGCCCTGGTCGTGGCCGTCATGCAGGCCGTGCAGATGGTCCGCGACATCATGCGCGGCCACTGGGGCCTCGACATCCTCGCCGTCACCGCCATCATCGCGACGGTGCTGGTCAACGAGTACGTGGCGAGCATCGTCATCGTGCTCATGCTCACGGGCGGGGAGGCCCTCGAGGACTACGCGGCGGGCCGCGCCAAGCGCGAGCTCAACGCCCTGCTCGCGAAGTCGCCGCAGTCCGCCCACCGGGTGCTGCCGGGCGGCGGCATCGAGGAGATCCCCGTCAGCCAGGTCGCCGTCGGCGACACCCTGCTGCTGCGCCCGGCCGAGATCGTGCCCGTCGACGGCGTGCTGCTGGAGCAGGGCGGCGTCTTCGACGAGTCCTCGCTCACCGGCGAGAGCATCCCGGTGGAGCGCGGCGCCGGCGACGCGGTGCTGAGCGGCTCCGTCAACGGGCAGGCCGCGCTGCAGATCCGGGCCACCGCGACGGCCGAGAACAGCCAGTACCAGCAGATCGTCGCCCTCGTCGCGGCTGCGGGGGAGAGCAAGGCCCCCGTCGTGCGCCTGGCCGACCGCTACGCTGTGCCGTTCACCCTGTTCTCGCTCGCCCTGGCTGGCATCGCCTGGGCGGTCAGCGGCGACCCGGTGCGCTTCGCGGAGGTGCTCGTCGTGGCCACGCCCTGCCCGCTGCTGATCGCCGCCCCCGTCGCCTTCATGGGCGGCATGAGCAGGGGCGCCCGCAACGGCGTGATCGTCAAGGGCGGCGGGGTGCTCGAGAAACTGGCCCGCGCCCGCACCGTGGTGTTCGACAAGACCGGGACCCTGACGCACGGGACGCCGAGCCTGACCGCCGTGCGCCCGGCGCCCGGCTTCGACGCCGACGAGGTGCTGGCGCTCGCGGCATCCGCCGAGCAGTACTCCTCGCACGTCCTCGCGGCGTCCATCATGCGCGCCGCCGAGGAGCGCGGCCTCGCCCTCCGGCCGGCCGAGACGGCCCGCGAGGTGGCCACGCACGGCGTCGTCGCCACGATCGACGGCCGCGTGGTGACCATCGGGAAGCTGAGCTTCGTGCGGGCTGCGGCCCCGGATGCCCGGGCGACGGAGCTCTCCGGCGGCGAGCTCTCGATCGCGGTCGCCGTCGACGGCCGCTTCGCCGGGTCCATCGTCGCCAGCGACAGCGTGCGGGGCAACGCCGCCGCCACGATCGCGGCGCTCCGTGAACTCGGCGTGCGGGACAGCATGATCTTGACCGGGGACGCCCAGTCGACCGCCGAGCACGTGGCCGAGCAGCTCGGCATCACCCGGGTGCAGGCGGAATGCCTGCCGCAGGACAAGGTCGTCGCGGTGCGCGCCATCACCGAGCGGCCCGTGATCATGGTGGGCGACGGGGTGAACGACGCCCCGGTGCTGGCCGCCGCCGACGTCGGCATCGCGATGGGGGCGAAGGGGGCGACCGCGGCGAGCGAGTCCGCCGACGTCGTCATCATGGTCGACGACATCGCGCGCGCGGCCCGGGCGGTGCAGATCGGCCAGGACACCATGCGCATCGCCCTGCAGAGCATCTGGATCGGCATCGCGTTCAGTGTGGTGCTCATGCTGATCGCCGCGTTCGGCCTGATCCCGGCCACGGTGGGCGCCGGCCTGCAGGAGGTGGTGGACCTCGTGACGATCCTGAACGCGCTGCGGGCGATCGGGATGCGCCGCGACGCCCGGTGGAGCCTGCCCGACGCCCGGCCGGAGCTCGCGCCGGCCGGCAACATCACGAATCGATAA